gccgagtaaagacgaattatttggagttatggcgagggatttcagcgtgtctttgagtataaatatgatctttgggtctactagaatggttgtcgagagtttggggaggtttggaggcgagcagagaggcgcaggaggagttgcagagaagttacctgctgctgctgctgccattaacacgcctgaagaacacgaagaacacacttaccagaaccgtcgttttccagcagtcttaaaacagcagcgacagcgacagtggaagctaagtatcgttgttttctggacgccttatgtgggtcgcagattcactgttttagttcttctttatcttttaatcaactttttgagctataaaaatgtattttgagaacatgattaatatgagtagctaaaccccaacattgggatgatggaggaagccgttctttacgcatatgataattatattaattcttttttgactacttgcactttttattgatcgatttatgatttttcttaattggttgtgatatcgtatgatgatgtatgcttggtcgtagtgcttttgatgcgtcatgctagtgatatacaataaatattctaaaaatctaccttggcaagaatgagagtccttatgatttgagctataattgtttcgaataaatatatgaattgtgtgaatgattaatggtggaatcctgagtcctagtgtctcttgatcctgtgacaaaaattttgtatatatttttattttctaaaaaaattatccttcacaagtccgagagtttgaacctcattactacaaccacggaaaATTTATAATCAGCTGACGGGTTTGAGAGTCTGATATTTAGCTGACGGGTTTGAGATTGTATGGTATTTAGCTGACGGGTTTGAGACCGTCAGAGATTCGGCCAACGTGATTGAGTATGTTCAAGACTTGGCCAACACGATGAAATCTCTCCAAAGTCAGCTGGGACATGTTTGGGAGAGAAAAAAAGGCTTGCACGCCTGataatgtctctgcgagacttcggctcacttgtctttgaccagcgtatcttgcagagatatgctaggaatcaattgtgtCTATATTTATGGGgctgacatgaccagtgtatctcggaaggatgttctaAGAGTTTGTTGAAAGGGACCAGAggaagaataaccagcgtatctcgcggggatgtcctaggaattattctGAAGCCTTAGTAAGttgagtcagagcctagagtagacatgaccaatgtatctcgcgatgatgtattgggaatcagtcattgatctcaaataggAAGAGTCGTGCTTACATGAAACATGTATGTCtctgctctgggtcataagtccgtcggggaaattattacgcatctacagagcctatatGACCagtagtatctcgtcgaggatctatactaggaatcatggcatcacaatcagctgcctctcgcgaagacatgctggaattgtggttgttttggttcataagtccgtcggggacgttttacgctctacagaacctacatgaccagcagtatctcgtcgaggatgcgCGCtaggaatcttttttttttgcttaacaatAAAATTTTATTGATAATTCAAGAATTTACAAGAAGTCTATCATCATAGTACAAAAGAGGTTCCAAAAAGGAAAACAACCACATATGACTTCTAATTTAGCAAAATCTAAAGTACACTTGATTTGGATCTTCTCAACAACCTAGAAAGTCAGGTTTTTGTTCATATATACTCTGTTCACCTCTTCATAACACTGAGCCTCTCTTTGCCATTGTATCTACAGAGAAATTGACTTCTCTGAAACTATGAATGAATTCCCAAGAGATGGCTGCTTCACAAATCCTTTCCCACCTGGTAATAGCAAACCATGGAAGTGCATTGCCCTGAAAAACACTAATGGCTTCTTTGGAATCTGTTCTGAATACGAGTTTATTGAAACCATGATTAAGTGCCCACTCCCCTGCTATAAGTACTGCAAAACTCTCAGCATAATAATTTGTAGAAACACCTAGTCCACCTGATATTGCAACTAAAAACTCTCCAGAACTCAGTCTACCCACTACTCCATATCCAGCATTACCTAGATTTCCTCTAGAGTCTCCATCACAGAAAAGTAGCAATTTCCCCTGTTCAGGTAGCTGGAAAAACACTTCTTTTATGCTCATACACTTCACTTCCCTTGTCTTCAGGCCAAAACGTTTGAGTACCTGTAAATCATATTGTTTGTTCCACATATTTGCAGTCAATCTGATCTCATTATATaataatacttgttttattttcttctcgGTGACATTAAGATCACATTTCTCATTCCCAAAAATACACTCATTCCTCATAAACCAAAGCTCCTTCATAGTTATGAATGCACTCAGAAGCCATATTTCCTTTATAGCAGGTATCTTGTTTTTTGCTAAATGAAAAACATCATCAAATGATCTTGGGTTTTTAAAGTTAAAATTTCCACCAAGCCATCTCCAAATAATCTCACCATAATTGAAATACCAAAGGATGTGATCCCttgtttcttcctcctttctACAGAATATGCATCTAGATACCATCTTGAAGTTTCTCTTCTTCATATTGTCATCAGTTGCACAAATGTTACTAGCAAGGTTCCAAACATTACTAGATATGCTAGGGTGAACAGATTTGTGCCACACCTTTTTGGTCCAATTAAGAGAAGGAAATTTTTGTCTCATGATTTCCACAGCTGAAGCTACTGTGAATCTTCCTATAATGGTACCAGTCCATACTCTCTTGTCTTTGCCTTTACTAACAACAGGTAAGTCATCCATATTAATCATCTCCATGAGCTCAGTTGGAATAACCCATTCCCCATCAAGAATAAAATCTGACACTTTCATTTTTGGGAACTGTAATATGTATGCATTTTCAGGATATGCTTCTTGCAGGGGAATCTCCAGTACCCATTTATCCTTTCAAGCTGAAATACTACTTCCATCACCTACAATCCATCTGGAATTTTCCTCTACATCACCAATCACCCATTTAATTCCTGGCCAAATGGAAGACTTTTTGTAATAAGTAATCCATTCACCATTTTTATTCTTATACTTTGTTTGAAATTTTTTTGACCAATCATCAGTTCCATTTAGAATTCTCCATAGTAGCTTCATTAAAAGAGCTTTATTTATGATCTCTAATCTTCTCAGACCCAGACCACCTTCACTTATTGGAGAACAAGTTTTATTCCATTTCAGGGTAATCATCTTTCTAGTTGCAGGGTCCCCTGACCATAAAAAATTTCTAATTATTCTTTCACACTCCCTTATTACCCTCTTAGGCCATTTGTATACTGACATTGAGTAAATAGGTAAACTAATTAGTACAAATTTGACCAGTATTAATCTTTCTTGAAAAGATACTATCTTGCCCTTCCATCCTGCCAACCTCTCCTGCATCATATCCACCACACTCCATACATGTTGAGCTTTCACATTGCCTTGCATCAGCATTACTCCCAAGTACTTGTCAGGAAATTCATCCAAATAAATATTACAATCTTCAGAAAGTTGAGCTCTTCTATTGTGACTTGTACCACCAATGAAGCACTTACTCTTCCCCAAATTTATTTGTTGTCCAGATGCAGCTTGGTATTTGTTCAGTAGACACATTAATTTTCTTACATTTCTCCTTTCACCAttacaaaatagaaaaatatcatcagcaaagaaaatatGTGAAGGTTGAGCACCCCCTCTGTTAACAATTTCTTTGAGAATGCCATCTTGAGTCATTGTGGAGATGTTTATGCTCAGAATATATTCAGCAATTACAAAGAGTAAAGGGGATAATGGACCACCCGGTCTCAATCCTCGACCAACCTGAAAATATCCTTCTGGTCCTCTATTGATTAAAACTGATATGCTTGTTGATTGTAGAAGTACTTGCAGCTAGTGTAATCCTTGATCTGATATGCAAATTTGCTTAAAGCTTGAAACAAGAAATCCCAACTAAGTGAGTCATAAGCCTGAGTAATATCAAGCTTTAAACAAAAATTACCTCCTCTCTTCTTTATGTCAATCTCATTAATCATTTCAGAAGCTAAAGCAAGTTGTTCTTGAATAGTTCTACCTTTTATAAAAGCTCCTTGCTGACTTGATACCATTTTGTTTATCACCTTCTCCAATCTTGTAACCCATATTTTAGTAAAAATTTTGAAACCGAAGTTCataagaccaattggtctgaattGTTTGGCTTTCTTTGCATTATTCACTTTTGGTATCAATTTCAGGAAGTTTTCATTTAATCCCCTTGGAATGAAGCCCTTACTCCAGCAGAATTGAATTTCCTTTGTTAGCTCAGAACCAATTATCTCCCATGAGAATCTCTAGAACCATCCTGcaaatccatctggaccaggagcacttTCTGGATTCAATTTGAAAActgtttctttgatttcttcaacTGAAGGAGTGGAATTTATCATGAGGTTATCTTCATTTGTAATAACTTTGGGAATATGTGTAAAAAGATTCTCATCTATGTTGACTTCTTGATATTTAAATTTGTCTTCAAAATGGCTGACTAACACATTTGCAATTGCTTTTTGATCTGAGATAATATCTCTTGCATCATTTTCCAGTTCAGTTATCATATTTTGAGCTTGCCTTAACCTCATTTTGATGTGGAAGTATTTGGAGTTTGAGGCACCATCTTTAAGCCACTgtactcttgatttctgctgaaCAATCTCTCTTTGTTGTTGAAGTAGTATTTCTTGTTTCCCACTTGCAGTTATAAGAGTATTTAATAAGTAGTTATCTGAAGGATTATTGTCTGAGGCAGTAGTAGCAGACATAACTTCATCTTCCATTTGCTTCAGTTTCTTATTAACATCA
This is a stretch of genomic DNA from Papaver somniferum cultivar HN1 chromosome 1, ASM357369v1, whole genome shotgun sequence. It encodes these proteins:
- the LOC113352526 gene encoding uncharacterized protein LOC113352526, with the protein product MKVSDFILDGEWVIPTELMEMINMDDLPVVSKGKDKRVWTGTIIGRFTVASAVEIMRQKFPSLNWTKKVWHKSVHPSISSNVWNLASNICATDDNMKKRNFKMVSRCIFCRKEEETRDHILWYFNYGEIIWRWLGGNFNFKNPRSFDDVFHLAKNKIPAIKEIWLLSAFITMKELWFMRNECIFGNEKCDLNVTEKKIKQVLLYNEIRLTANMWNKQYDLQVLKRFGLKTREVKCMSIKEVFFQLPEQGKLLLFCDGDSRGNLGNAGYGVVGRLSSGEFLVAISGGLGVSTNYYAESFAVLIAGEWALNHGFNKLVFRTDSKEAISVFQGNALPWFAITRWERICEAAISWEFIHSFREVNFSVDTMAKRGSVL